In the genome of Pseudomonas bubulae, one region contains:
- the mprF gene encoding bifunctional lysylphosphatidylglycerol flippase/synthetase MprF: MPDNSPEPKEAVTAAHPIAATRLRWLDLLSKYRQPIGLALTLLLFAIALIACRHLLSELDLYALHDSILEVPKPALFGAVAATAAGFIILLGYEWSASRYAGVKLPPKTLALGGFTAFAIGNAIGLSLLSGGSVRYRLYARYGAGASEVAHMTLFASLSLGCALPPLAALATLSNLPAASAALHIPAWILGAIAFAVLALFALLAIGIYRRRLPEQPIPDNLLVKAGRRTLRLPSARLTLLQLVITALDVAAAATVLYLLLPEAPPFGAFMLVYLLALAAGVLSHVPGGVGVFEAILLAAFADKLGAAPLAAALLLYRMIYVILPLLIACLMLLMTEAQRLIHTRQSLRVASGLAAPVLAVLVFMSGVVLLFSGATPEIDTRLEHIGFLIPHRLVDASHFGASLIGVLCLLLAQGLRRRLSAAWMLTTILLLVGAVLSLLKGFDWEEATILVLTASLLGLFRRSFYRPSRLTELPFSPLYLVASVCVLGASIWLLLFAYQDVPYSHQLWWQFTLDSDAPRGLRSLLGAAVLLVVVSLTWLLRTACPVIHLPDATELEKAGKIILASDQPDGGLALTGDKALLFHPDDNAFLMYARRGRSLVALYDPIGPPQQRAELIWQFRDLCDTVHARPVFYQVRAENLPFYMDIGLTAIKLGEEARVDLHRFDLEAKGKEMKDLRYTWNRGTRDGLSLEIHEPGEAPMDELKVISDAWLTGKNVREKGFSLGRFSEDYIKHFRIAIIRFEGKPVAFANLLETHSHELSSLDLMRAHPDAPKLTMEFMMVGLIQHYKKHGYARFSLGMVPLSGLQPRRGAPLTQRLGSMLFQRGEHLYNFQGLRRFKDKFQPDWEPRYMAVPAGLDPLVALADTAALIAGGLTGLVKR, encoded by the coding sequence ATGCCCGATAACTCGCCAGAACCCAAAGAAGCCGTTACAGCAGCCCACCCCATAGCCGCGACCCGTTTGCGCTGGCTGGATTTGCTGAGCAAGTATCGCCAGCCCATTGGGCTCGCGCTCACGCTGCTGTTATTTGCAATAGCACTGATTGCATGTCGCCATCTGTTAAGCGAACTTGACCTGTACGCCCTGCATGACTCGATCCTCGAAGTTCCCAAGCCCGCCCTCTTCGGTGCCGTGGCTGCGACTGCCGCGGGTTTTATCATCCTGCTCGGTTATGAGTGGTCAGCCAGCCGCTATGCGGGGGTAAAACTGCCACCCAAAACCCTGGCACTGGGCGGCTTTACCGCCTTTGCCATTGGCAATGCCATCGGCCTGTCGCTGCTGTCCGGCGGCTCTGTGCGGTATCGCCTTTATGCCCGGTATGGCGCGGGGGCGTCAGAAGTCGCCCATATGACTCTGTTTGCCAGCCTATCGCTGGGCTGCGCCCTGCCACCGCTGGCGGCACTGGCCACATTGAGCAATTTGCCCGCAGCCTCCGCCGCCCTGCATATCCCGGCCTGGATATTGGGTGCTATCGCTTTTGCGGTGCTGGCCCTGTTTGCCTTGCTGGCAATAGGAATCTACCGCCGACGCCTGCCCGAGCAGCCGATCCCGGACAACCTGCTGGTCAAGGCCGGCCGCCGCACATTGCGCCTGCCAAGTGCGCGCCTGACCTTGCTGCAACTGGTCATTACCGCTCTGGACGTCGCGGCCGCCGCCACGGTGCTCTATCTGCTGTTGCCTGAAGCACCGCCCTTCGGCGCATTTATGCTGGTTTACCTGCTGGCCCTGGCGGCCGGCGTGCTCAGCCACGTCCCCGGCGGTGTCGGGGTGTTTGAGGCAATCTTGCTGGCAGCCTTCGCCGACAAGCTCGGCGCCGCACCATTGGCGGCAGCCCTGCTGCTGTATCGCATGATCTATGTGATTCTGCCGCTGCTGATTGCCTGCCTGATGCTGCTGATGACCGAAGCTCAGCGCCTGATTCACACCCGCCAAAGCCTGCGGGTTGCGTCAGGCCTGGCCGCTCCGGTACTGGCCGTGCTGGTATTCATGTCCGGCGTGGTTTTGCTGTTCTCCGGCGCCACACCGGAAATCGACACGCGCCTCGAACACATCGGTTTTCTGATCCCCCATCGCCTGGTCGACGCTTCGCACTTTGGCGCCAGCCTGATCGGCGTGCTCTGCCTGCTTTTGGCCCAGGGCTTGCGCCGCCGCCTGTCCGCCGCCTGGATGCTGACCACTATCCTGTTGCTGGTCGGCGCCGTGCTGTCCCTGCTGAAAGGCTTCGACTGGGAGGAAGCCACTATCCTGGTTCTCACCGCCAGCCTGCTGGGCCTGTTCCGCCGCTCTTTCTACCGCCCGAGCCGCCTGACCGAACTGCCCTTTTCACCGCTATATCTGGTGGCCAGTGTCTGCGTACTGGGTGCCTCGATCTGGTTGCTGTTGTTCGCCTATCAGGACGTTCCTTATAGCCATCAACTGTGGTGGCAGTTCACCCTTGACTCGGACGCACCACGGGGCCTGCGCTCGCTGCTGGGTGCCGCGGTACTGCTGGTGGTCGTATCCCTGACCTGGTTGCTGCGCACCGCCTGCCCGGTGATCCACCTGCCCGATGCCACCGAACTGGAAAAGGCCGGCAAGATCATCCTTGCCTCCGACCAGCCCGACGGCGGCCTCGCACTGACCGGCGACAAGGCCTTGCTGTTCCACCCCGACGACAACGCCTTCCTGATGTACGCTCGCCGCGGGCGCAGCCTGGTGGCGCTGTACGACCCGATCGGACCGCCCCAGCAACGTGCCGAGTTGATCTGGCAGTTTCGCGACCTGTGCGACACCGTCCATGCCCGCCCCGTGTTCTATCAGGTACGCGCCGAGAACCTGCCGTTCTATATGGACATCGGCCTGACCGCGATCAAGCTCGGTGAAGAAGCCCGGGTCGACTTGCACCGCTTTGATCTCGAAGCCAAGGGCAAAGAGATGAAGGACCTGCGCTACACCTGGAACCGTGGCACCCGTGACGGCCTATCACTGGAAATCCACGAACCGGGTGAGGCACCAATGGATGAGCTCAAGGTCATTTCCGACGCCTGGCTCACCGGCAAGAATGTGCGGGAAAAAGGCTTCTCACTCGGGCGCTTCAGCGAGGACTACATCAAGCACTTTCGCATCGCGATCATTCGCTTTGAAGGCAAGCCGGTGGCCTTTGCCAACCTGCTTGAGACCCACAGCCATGAGCTGTCGAGCCTCGACCTGATGCGTGCCCACCCGGACGCGCCGAAACTGACCATGGAATTCATGATGGTCGGCCTGATTCAGCATTATAAAAAGCATGGATACGCCCGTTTCAGCCTGGGAATGGTACCTCTGTCCGGCCTGCAACCGCGTCGCGGCGCACCCTTGACCCAACGTTTGGGTTCGATGCTGTTCCAGCGCGGCGAGCACCTGTACAACTTCCAGGGTTTGCGTCGCTTTAAAGACAAATTCCAGCCCGACTGGGAACCTCGTTATATGGCCGTACCCGCCGGACTTGATCCGCTGGTGGCACTGGCTGATACCGCCGCCCTGATTGCAGGCGGCTTGACTGGATTGGTGAAACGTTAA
- the dinB gene encoding DNA polymerase IV, translated as MTQRKIIHVDCDCFYAAIEMRDDPSLANKPMAVGGSADRRGVISTCNYEARAYGVRSAMASRHALKLCPDLVIVNGRMDAYKEASREIHGILRDYTELIEPLSLDEAYLDVSDSPHFAGSATRIAQDIRRRVSNQLHITVSAGVAPNKFLAKIASDWRKPNGLFVITPDQVDDFVSALPVNKLHGVGKVTADKLGRLGIETCLQLRDWNKLALVREFGSFGERLWGLAQGIDERPVQSDSRRQSVSVENTYDTDLPDLASCLEKLPELLETLNRRIGRIDSSYRPGKPFVKVKFHDFTQTTLEQSGAGRDLESYQGLLSQAFARGARPVRLLGLGVRLHDLNSGFEQLELFKG; from the coding sequence ATGACGCAGCGCAAAATCATCCACGTCGACTGTGACTGTTTCTATGCCGCTATTGAGATGCGTGATGACCCGAGCCTGGCAAACAAGCCGATGGCTGTCGGGGGCTCGGCTGATCGGCGCGGGGTCATCTCGACCTGTAATTATGAAGCTCGGGCTTATGGCGTGCGCTCGGCAATGGCGTCCCGGCATGCGCTCAAGCTGTGCCCGGACCTGGTTATCGTCAACGGCAGGATGGATGCTTATAAAGAAGCGTCCAGAGAGATTCACGGCATCTTGCGCGACTACACCGAGCTGATTGAGCCGCTGTCTCTGGATGAAGCCTATCTGGATGTATCCGACAGCCCGCATTTTGCCGGCAGTGCCACGCGCATAGCTCAGGACATCCGCCGGCGCGTTTCCAATCAGTTGCATATCACGGTGTCGGCCGGGGTAGCCCCCAACAAGTTTCTGGCCAAAATTGCCAGTGACTGGCGCAAGCCCAACGGCTTGTTCGTGATCACCCCTGATCAGGTTGATGATTTCGTGTCTGCCTTGCCGGTCAATAAGCTGCATGGCGTGGGCAAAGTCACGGCGGACAAGCTTGGGCGCCTGGGTATCGAAACCTGCCTGCAACTGCGTGATTGGAACAAACTGGCTCTGGTGCGGGAATTCGGCAGTTTTGGTGAGCGGTTGTGGGGGTTGGCGCAGGGGATTGATGAGCGTCCGGTGCAAAGTGACAGTCGGCGTCAGTCAGTCAGCGTGGAAAACACTTACGATACTGACCTGCCAGATCTGGCCTCTTGCCTGGAGAAACTCCCGGAGTTGCTAGAGACCCTGAACCGGCGTATTGGCCGTATCGACAGCAGTTATCGCCCCGGCAAGCCGTTTGTCAAAGTGAAGTTCCATGACTTTACCCAGACCACGCTGGAGCAGTCCGGTGCCGGGCGCGACCTTGAGAGTTATCAGGGGTTGTTGAGCCAGGCGTTTGCGCGCGGTGCCAGGCCCGTGCGATTGCTCGGGCTGGGCGTGCGTTTGCATGATTTGAACAGTGGTTTTGAGCAGCTGGAGCTGTTCAAGGGGTAG
- a CDS encoding proline--tRNA ligase, with the protein MRTSQYLLATQKETPSDAVVISHQLMLRAGMIRKLASGLYTWLPMGLRIMRKAEAIVREEMNAAGALEVLMPSIQPAELWQESGRWEEYGPELLRLKDRHGREFCVGPTHEEVITDLCRNELNSYKQLPINLYQIQTKFRDEIRPRFGLMRGREFIMKDAYSFHADTASLQVTYDRMHQAYCNVFTRLGLNFRPVEADNGSIGGAGSHEFHVLAESGEDDIVFSNGSDYAANIEKAEAVPAETSRPAATQELRLVDTPDAKTIAQLVDGYDLPIEKTVKTLIVHAAEAGKLIALVIRGDHELNEIKAANHPLVHSPLVMASDAELRDAIGAGAGSLGPLNLPLPCIIDRSVELMSDFGVGANIDDKHYFGVNWERDLPVPTVADLRNVVAGDPSPDGKGTLEIKRGIEVGHIFQLGTKYSEAMKCQVLGENGKPVTLAMGCYGIGVSRVVAAAIEQNNDERGIIWSDALAPFQVALVPLRYETEAVREATDTLYAELTAAGFEVLLDDRDKKTSPGIKFADMELIGIPHRIVVSDRGLAEGNLEYKSRTEAEPQALPVADVLAFLQARIAR; encoded by the coding sequence ATGCGCACCAGTCAATATTTGCTCGCCACACAGAAAGAAACGCCTTCAGATGCGGTCGTTATCAGCCATCAGCTGATGCTGCGCGCAGGCATGATTCGCAAACTTGCTTCGGGCCTCTACACCTGGCTGCCCATGGGCCTGCGGATCATGCGCAAGGCCGAAGCCATTGTTCGCGAAGAAATGAACGCTGCAGGCGCTCTGGAAGTGCTGATGCCGAGTATCCAGCCAGCTGAGTTGTGGCAGGAGTCCGGCCGTTGGGAAGAGTACGGCCCTGAACTGTTGCGCCTTAAAGACCGCCACGGTCGCGAGTTCTGCGTGGGCCCGACCCACGAAGAAGTGATCACCGACCTGTGCCGCAACGAGTTGAACAGCTACAAACAGCTGCCAATCAACCTGTACCAGATCCAGACCAAATTCCGTGACGAAATCCGCCCGCGCTTCGGCTTGATGCGCGGCCGCGAATTCATCATGAAGGACGCCTACTCCTTCCACGCAGACACCGCTTCGCTGCAGGTCACCTATGACCGTATGCACCAGGCCTACTGCAACGTGTTCACCCGCCTGGGCCTGAACTTCCGCCCAGTTGAAGCCGACAACGGCTCCATCGGCGGTGCCGGCTCCCACGAGTTCCACGTTCTGGCTGAATCCGGCGAAGACGATATCGTGTTCAGCAATGGTTCCGACTACGCGGCCAACATCGAAAAAGCCGAAGCCGTACCCGCCGAAACTTCGCGCCCTGCTGCCACCCAGGAGCTGCGCCTGGTCGACACACCGGATGCCAAGACCATCGCGCAATTGGTTGATGGCTATGACCTGCCAATCGAGAAAACCGTCAAGACCCTGATCGTTCACGCCGCCGAAGCTGGCAAACTGATCGCTCTGGTGATCCGTGGCGATCACGAACTCAACGAAATCAAGGCTGCCAACCATCCGCTGGTGCACAGCCCGCTGGTCATGGCCTCGGATGCCGAACTGCGTGACGCCATCGGCGCCGGCGCTGGCTCTCTGGGCCCGCTGAACCTGCCACTGCCATGCATCATTGATCGCTCGGTCGAGCTGATGAGCGACTTCGGTGTGGGTGCCAATATCGACGACAAACACTATTTCGGCGTGAACTGGGAGCGCGACCTGCCAGTACCGACCGTTGCCGACCTGCGCAACGTGGTGGCCGGCGACCCTAGCCCGGACGGCAAAGGCACGCTGGAAATCAAGCGCGGTATCGAAGTGGGTCACATCTTCCAGCTGGGCACCAAGTACAGCGAAGCCATGAAGTGCCAGGTACTGGGCGAAAACGGCAAGCCGGTCACCCTGGCCATGGGCTGCTACGGCATTGGTGTTTCCCGCGTGGTTGCCGCAGCCATCGAGCAGAACAACGACGAGCGTGGCATTATCTGGAGCGATGCCCTGGCCCCGTTCCAGGTTGCCCTGGTACCGCTGCGCTACGAAACCGAAGCCGTACGTGAAGCTACCGACACGCTCTATGCCGAACTGACTGCAGCTGGCTTTGAAGTGCTGCTGGACGATCGCGACAAGAAAACCAGCCCCGGCATCAAGTTCGCAGACATGGAACTGATCGGCATCCCGCACCGGATCGTGGTCAGCGACCGTGGCCTGGCTGAAGGCAATCTGGAATACAAGAGCCGCACCGAAGCAGAGCCGCAAGCCCTGCCCGTTGCTGATGTGCTTGCCTTCCTTCAGGCCCGTATCGCTCGCTGA
- a CDS encoding AmpG family muropeptide MFS transporter produces MPRKTWREALAAYSSPSTLVLLLLGFAAGLPYMLVFSTLSVWLREAGVARETIGYASLIGLAYAFKWVWSPLLDQWRLPLLGKLGRRRSWLVLSQSLVILGLIGMGFCDPQKHLSWLIAIAVVVSFASATQDIAVDAYRLEIAEDNRQAALAASYMSGYRVAALLATAGALFFAEGFGSTGFNYKHSAWTGTYVLFGLLMVPALLTTLFMREPPVPLRTQLSAGRYSFGHQLASVFVLIVLLVSVPAMFTQLYNTDFAGVLFEGVSPLNLILEDRAFLRAILYTLLTVLCLSSIGRRGLAPVLTPVNDFIVRYRWQALLLLGLIATYRMSDTVMGVMANVFYIDQGFTKDQIAGVSKIFGLIMTLVGAGMGGLLIVRFGILPILLIGGAASAGTNLLFMLLADMGPNLQMLIVTISLDNFSSGLATSAFVAYLSSLTNLKFSATQYALLSSIMLLLPRLMGGYSGVMVEKFGYHNFFIITAVMGIPTLLLIALHWYQESRRARQKPVVDLEKAQ; encoded by the coding sequence ATGCCCCGTAAAACCTGGCGCGAAGCGCTAGCTGCGTATTCCAGCCCCTCGACCCTAGTGCTGTTGCTGCTCGGTTTTGCCGCCGGCTTGCCGTACATGCTGGTGTTTTCAACCCTTTCCGTCTGGTTGCGCGAAGCCGGTGTGGCCCGCGAAACCATTGGCTATGCCAGCCTGATCGGGCTGGCATACGCCTTCAAATGGGTGTGGTCGCCGCTGCTGGACCAATGGCGCCTGCCATTACTCGGCAAACTTGGCCGGCGTCGCTCATGGCTGGTGCTGTCACAGTCACTGGTTATCCTGGGCCTGATCGGCATGGGCTTTTGTGACCCGCAAAAACATCTGTCCTGGCTGATTGCCATTGCGGTTGTAGTGTCTTTCGCTTCGGCGACCCAGGACATTGCCGTCGATGCCTATCGCCTGGAAATCGCCGAAGACAACCGGCAGGCCGCGCTCGCCGCCAGTTACATGTCCGGTTATCGCGTAGCGGCCCTGCTGGCCACGGCGGGCGCCCTGTTCTTTGCCGAAGGCTTCGGTTCGACGGGCTTCAACTACAAACATTCGGCCTGGACCGGCACCTACGTGCTGTTCGGCCTGCTGATGGTCCCCGCACTGCTCACCACCCTGTTTATGCGCGAACCGCCGGTACCGTTGCGCACCCAGCTGTCGGCCGGGCGCTACAGCTTTGGCCATCAGCTGGCGTCAGTTTTTGTACTGATCGTACTGCTGGTATCTGTCCCGGCCATGTTCACCCAGCTCTACAACACCGATTTTGCTGGCGTGTTGTTTGAAGGGGTCAGCCCGCTAAACCTGATACTGGAAGACCGGGCGTTTCTACGCGCCATCCTGTACACCCTGCTCACCGTGTTGTGCCTTTCATCCATCGGACGACGCGGCCTGGCTCCGGTTCTGACCCCGGTTAATGACTTTATCGTTCGGTATCGCTGGCAAGCCCTGCTACTGCTGGGGTTGATTGCCACCTACCGCATGTCGGACACGGTCATGGGCGTAATGGCCAACGTGTTCTATATCGACCAGGGTTTTACCAAGGATCAGATTGCAGGTGTCAGCAAGATTTTCGGCCTGATCATGACCCTTGTCGGTGCGGGCATGGGCGGCTTGTTGATCGTGCGTTTCGGCATTTTGCCAATTCTGTTGATCGGTGGTGCAGCATCGGCAGGCACCAACCTGCTGTTCATGTTGCTGGCCGATATGGGCCCGAACCTGCAGATGCTGATTGTCACCATTTCCCTCGACAACTTCAGCTCCGGCCTCGCCACCTCAGCATTCGTCGCCTACCTGTCCAGTCTGACCAACCTCAAATTCTCCGCCACCCAGTACGCCCTGCTCAGCTCGATCATGCTGCTGCTACCGCGCTTGATGGGCGGTTACTCGGGGGTCATGGTCGAGAAGTTCGGGTATCACAACTTCTTTATCATTACCGCGGTGATGGGCATCCCGACGCTGCTGCTGATTGCCTTGCACTGGTATCAGGAGAGCCGCCGGGCCCGGCAAAAGCCCGTTGTCGACCTGGAAAAGGCCCAATAA
- a CDS encoding MGMT family protein, whose protein sequence is MNTLPDILQTPAEIRRTALYSTLMMVPAGYVVTYGQLAEAAGLGRAARWVGRTLSQLPDDTRLPWHRVLAAGGRISLPAGSPSGDEQRARLRAEGLSIMNNRVDMRRHGWRQIEHCG, encoded by the coding sequence TTGAATACACTGCCAGACATTCTTCAAACTCCCGCCGAGATTCGGCGCACGGCGCTGTATTCAACCTTGATGATGGTGCCTGCAGGTTACGTGGTTACTTACGGGCAACTCGCCGAAGCGGCGGGTCTGGGTCGCGCAGCGCGCTGGGTTGGGCGAACGCTCAGCCAGCTCCCCGACGATACGCGCCTGCCGTGGCACCGGGTTCTTGCCGCCGGTGGTCGTATCAGTCTGCCTGCAGGTAGCCCGTCTGGTGATGAACAGCGCGCGCGTTTGCGGGCAGAAGGCTTGAGCATCATGAATAATCGCGTGGATATGCGACGCCATGGCTGGCGCCAGATAGAGCACTGCGGTTAG
- a CDS encoding DUF481 domain-containing protein — protein MLSRTLLCLVVMCLAAPVFADTVWLKNGDRLSGKIKVFDGGKLLIQTEYAGAVPIDWKQVKTLESDQELLVKQDAWTGEKAKSLQAAEDGSVTLVNGEAPKTVALASIQQLIKPKPLVEDMVWKGNVDVAMDYKRADKDTDDYDLDFKTTARHGAWRHHAEGEYNREFQNDVVTTDNWTAEYALDYFISDKWYWQGRLTYNRDRVEDISRQRTVGTGPGYQFWDDELGAFSLGSLLNRTDYEYSDGKKDNFYSLAMKWDYNRYLMGKTVSFFTNGELGKSLEGESDYSLDSEIGLRYKVTEWASLNLKAEKDLIGSSSGSDNALNKTRYTVGFGVVW, from the coding sequence ATGTTGTCCAGAACCCTGTTATGCCTTGTTGTCATGTGCCTTGCTGCGCCCGTGTTTGCCGATACGGTGTGGTTGAAAAACGGCGACCGCCTGAGCGGCAAGATCAAAGTCTTTGATGGCGGCAAATTACTGATTCAGACCGAGTATGCGGGGGCCGTGCCCATTGACTGGAAGCAGGTCAAGACCCTGGAAAGTGATCAGGAATTGCTGGTCAAGCAGGATGCCTGGACCGGTGAAAAGGCCAAGTCATTGCAGGCGGCCGAAGACGGCAGCGTAACCCTGGTCAACGGTGAAGCACCGAAAACCGTAGCTCTGGCCAGTATCCAGCAACTCATCAAGCCCAAACCGCTGGTCGAAGACATGGTCTGGAAAGGCAATGTTGATGTGGCGATGGACTACAAACGGGCGGACAAGGATACCGACGACTACGATCTCGATTTCAAGACCACTGCCCGCCACGGCGCCTGGCGTCATCACGCAGAGGGTGAGTACAACCGCGAGTTTCAGAACGATGTGGTAACCACGGATAACTGGACTGCCGAGTACGCGCTGGATTACTTCATCAGCGACAAGTGGTACTGGCAAGGTCGTTTGACCTATAACCGCGACCGGGTGGAAGACATTTCCCGTCAGCGTACAGTCGGTACCGGCCCCGGCTACCAGTTCTGGGATGACGAATTGGGCGCATTCTCGCTGGGCTCACTGCTCAATCGCACTGATTACGAATACTCTGACGGTAAGAAAGACAACTTCTACTCGCTGGCCATGAAGTGGGATTACAACCGTTACCTGATGGGCAAAACAGTCTCGTTTTTCACCAATGGTGAATTGGGCAAGTCGCTGGAAGGGGAGTCGGACTACAGTCTCGATTCCGAAATCGGCTTGCGTTACAAGGTCACGGAATGGGCATCGCTGAATCTAAAGGCCGAGAAAGACCTGATTGGCAGCTCGAGTGGCTCTGATAACGCCCTCAACAAGACCCGCTATACCGTAGGGTTTGGCGTGGTCTGGTAG
- a CDS encoding fimbrial protein, with protein MTLAKYKASDLIVKHRGHATFGLFILAFSNIATASCSFYNGATSEIRKDINFGSIIVQRDSPAGTVLATISTGPYHSSYPFFGCNTSWTYRWTNEIFTVLSPLANRIYNTNIDGVGISTNNESNTYIVPYDEPLGANNYISIPRGMRVRLIKTKAGAVGAGTLTTGRIARASIVGNFYTANITLVGVNTIVPVACSVTSASINVPMGDGIPMSTFTGPGSVAAETPFAIELNCDANTRVQVKLDGSPHASAVEGVLALNSTPSGTMAKGIGLQLLHNSTPVKLATNITVGTVTNDGNYSIPLTARYYQTGASVSGGVANSTATFTLTYN; from the coding sequence ATGACTCTTGCCAAATATAAAGCCAGTGACCTTATCGTAAAACATAGAGGTCACGCTACTTTCGGATTGTTCATTCTTGCCTTTTCGAACATCGCCACAGCCAGTTGTTCTTTCTATAACGGGGCCACTTCAGAAATAAGAAAAGATATCAATTTTGGTTCTATCATTGTTCAGCGGGACAGTCCTGCTGGCACCGTATTGGCGACAATAAGCACCGGCCCATATCATAGTTCCTATCCCTTTTTCGGGTGCAACACGAGTTGGACATACCGCTGGACAAATGAAATATTTACTGTCCTGAGCCCCCTGGCAAACCGAATATACAACACCAATATTGACGGGGTCGGGATAAGTACAAATAATGAATCAAACACTTACATCGTACCGTACGACGAACCCCTAGGCGCCAACAATTATATTTCAATCCCCCGCGGTATGCGTGTAAGACTTATCAAAACAAAGGCGGGTGCCGTAGGAGCAGGAACTCTTACCACCGGAAGAATTGCCAGAGCGTCCATTGTTGGAAACTTCTATACCGCCAACATCACATTAGTGGGCGTTAATACTATTGTTCCCGTTGCCTGCTCCGTCACCAGCGCTTCCATCAACGTTCCGATGGGCGATGGAATACCGATGAGCACTTTTACTGGGCCCGGTAGCGTCGCCGCCGAAACACCATTCGCCATAGAGCTAAATTGCGATGCAAACACTCGTGTACAGGTCAAACTGGACGGCAGCCCCCATGCGTCTGCCGTCGAGGGTGTATTGGCGCTGAACTCCACCCCTTCCGGGACCATGGCCAAGGGCATAGGTTTACAATTACTTCACAACAGTACGCCTGTAAAGCTGGCGACTAATATTACCGTAGGGACCGTCACGAACGACGGCAACTACTCAATCCCACTGACGGCCCGGTATTATCAGACCGGCGCAAGCGTAAGTGGTGGCGTGGCAAACAGCACGGCAACATTTACCCTGACCTACAACTGA